In the genome of Photobacterium sp. TY1-4, one region contains:
- a CDS encoding ABC transporter permease, translated as MNPLTQERWARFRANKRGYWSLWLFSLLFVISLFAEVIANDKPLLIRFDGGWYLPIVTEYAETEFGGEFESAADYTDPYVAELIQEDGYMIWPLIRFHYDTINYNLPGPAPSPPDGVNWLGTDDKGRDVLARIIYGFRISVLFGFALTLISTVIGVIVGACQGYYGGWVDLFGQRFIEVWSGMPTLFLLIILSSFVEPNFWWLLGIMVLFSWMGLVGVVRAEFLRCRNFDYVRAAQALGVGDGRIMLRHMLPNAMVASLTMMPFILSGSVTTLTSLDFLGFGLPVGSPSLGELLAQGKTNLQAPWLGLSAFVVLSIMLSLLVFVGEAVRDAFDPHHQR; from the coding sequence ATGAACCCGTTAACCCAGGAACGATGGGCCAGATTCCGGGCCAACAAACGGGGCTACTGGTCGTTATGGCTGTTTAGCCTGCTGTTTGTGATCAGCTTGTTCGCAGAGGTGATTGCCAATGATAAGCCGCTGCTGATCCGGTTCGACGGTGGTTGGTATTTGCCGATCGTCACGGAATATGCCGAAACCGAGTTTGGCGGCGAGTTTGAGTCGGCCGCTGATTACACCGACCCGTACGTGGCGGAGTTGATTCAGGAAGATGGCTATATGATCTGGCCCCTGATCCGTTTTCACTACGACACCATTAACTACAATCTGCCGGGCCCGGCGCCGTCGCCACCGGATGGTGTGAACTGGCTCGGGACCGATGATAAAGGGCGGGATGTCCTGGCCCGGATCATCTACGGCTTTCGTATTTCCGTGTTGTTTGGTTTCGCCCTGACGCTGATCTCCACGGTGATTGGGGTGATTGTTGGTGCCTGCCAGGGTTATTACGGCGGCTGGGTGGATCTGTTCGGTCAGCGGTTTATCGAAGTCTGGTCGGGGATGCCGACGCTGTTTTTGCTGATCATTCTCTCGAGCTTTGTCGAGCCCAATTTCTGGTGGCTACTCGGGATTATGGTGCTGTTTAGTTGGATGGGACTGGTGGGCGTGGTGCGCGCCGAGTTTCTTCGCTGCCGCAATTTCGATTATGTCCGTGCCGCGCAGGCGCTGGGAGTCGGCGATGGCCGGATCATGTTGCGTCATATGTTGCCAAATGCCATGGTTGCCTCGCTGACCATGATGCCCTTCATTCTCAGCGGCTCGGTGACCACCTTAACCTCGCTGGATTTTCTGGGCTTCGGTCTGCCGGTTGGCTCGCCGTCGCTGGGCGAGTTGCTGGCGCAGGGTAAAACTAATTTGCAGGCGCCCTGGCTGGGGCTGTCGGCCTTCGTGGTGTTATCCATTATGCTCAGCTTGCTGGTCTTTGTCGGTGAAGCGGTCCGGGATGCCTTTGATCCCCATCATCAGAGATGA
- a CDS encoding microcin C ABC transporter permease YejB, with translation MSAYIIRRLLLVIPTLWAIITINFFVIQIAPGGPVEQAVAKLEGRSSGIMERFTGGGQEVQAAAKEESGSGYRGSRGLDPEVVAAIKQQFGFDKPIHERYWEMLKNYATFNFGESLFRGGNVIDLIIERLPVSVSLGLWSTLIIYLVSIPLGIAKAVHHGSRFDIWSSAVVIVGYAIPGFLFAILLIIFFASGNYFSWFPLRGLVSTDFDQLTWYQQIIDYFWHLTLPIFAMVIGGFATLSMLTKNSFLDEINKQYVVTARAKGLDEQNILYRHVFRNAMLIIIAGFPAAFISIFFTGAMLIEVMFSLEGIGLLGFESTIQRDYPVVFSSLYIMTLLGLILNIVSDITYTLVDPRIDFEAR, from the coding sequence ATGTCAGCATATATTATCCGTCGATTACTCTTGGTGATCCCCACCTTGTGGGCGATTATCACCATTAACTTTTTTGTGATCCAAATTGCACCGGGCGGCCCGGTCGAGCAGGCGGTGGCCAAGCTGGAAGGGCGCAGTTCCGGAATTATGGAGCGTTTTACCGGTGGCGGTCAGGAAGTACAGGCCGCGGCGAAGGAAGAAAGCGGGAGTGGCTACCGGGGCTCACGGGGGCTGGATCCCGAGGTCGTGGCAGCCATCAAGCAGCAGTTCGGCTTTGATAAACCCATTCACGAACGCTATTGGGAGATGCTGAAAAACTACGCCACGTTTAATTTTGGCGAGAGCCTGTTTCGTGGCGGCAACGTGATTGATTTGATTATCGAGCGACTGCCGGTCTCGGTGTCACTTGGGTTGTGGAGTACCCTGATTATCTACCTGGTGTCGATCCCGCTCGGGATCGCTAAAGCGGTGCACCACGGCTCCCGGTTTGACATCTGGAGTAGTGCGGTGGTGATTGTCGGCTATGCCATTCCCGGATTTCTGTTCGCGATTTTATTGATTATCTTCTTTGCCAGCGGCAACTACTTCAGTTGGTTTCCGCTGCGCGGTTTGGTATCGACTGATTTTGACCAGCTGACTTGGTATCAGCAGATCATCGACTACTTCTGGCACTTGACGTTGCCGATCTTCGCGATGGTGATTGGCGGCTTTGCCACCTTGTCGATGCTGACCAAAAACTCCTTTCTGGATGAAATTAACAAACAGTATGTGGTCACTGCCCGGGCCAAGGGACTGGACGAGCAGAATATTTTGTACCGCCATGTGTTTCGCAACGCGATGCTGATCATCATCGCCGGGTTTCCAGCCGCATTTATCAGCATCTTTTTTACCGGGGCCATGCTGATTGAAGTGATGTTCTCATTGGAGGGGATCGGACTGCTGGGCTTTGAATCCACCATCCAACGGGATTATCCGGTGGTTTTCAGCTCTCTCTATATTATGACGCTGCTCGGTCTGATCCTGAATATTGTCTCCGATATCACCTACACCCTGGTGGATCCCCGGATTGATTTTGAGGCGCGCTAG
- a CDS encoding extracellular solute-binding protein gives MLWCAAGSLQAAEVIESTNLVGFGSAKYSSDFTHFDYVNPNAPKGGTVTFAEVGSYDSFNRYASRGVSVAGADEIYDTLFVSAADEIDSYYPLIAEKVRYADNYAWMEVDINPKARFHDGHAITAEDVAFTFDKFMKEGVPQFRVYYKDVRSVTAKSKLTARIEMATPGRETLFSLVQGMNVLPKHFWQDKNLSEPLTTPPLGSGPYRATDYQPGQSVTYTLVEDYWAKALPVNVGRHNFQTKRYDYYRDETVTLEAFKAGEYDFRQENVAKFWATMYEGTNFDKGYIVKEEIPHEIPQAMQAFVFNTQSPYFRDARVREALNYAMDFEWMNKSLFYNQYTRTRSYFQNTDYEADGLPSDAERAVLEPIKDQIPPRVFTAEYQPPVTDGSGRIRQQVRKALQLMKEAGWEVKNRVMTYTKTGEPFTFELLIYSPTTERLAIPIQKNLNLMGIEMKIRTVDVTQFTKRLRDRDFDMVSGGYSANAYPSPNLLIVWNSQYIDSTYNTAGVNNPAIDYLTTEIAKNQENPQALLNLGRALDRVLQWNFFVMPQWHISKFRVAAWDKFARPAVRPKFALGLDTWWIDAAKLSKLPVERR, from the coding sequence ATGCTGTGGTGTGCCGCCGGGAGCCTGCAGGCGGCTGAAGTGATTGAGTCGACCAACTTGGTCGGTTTCGGCAGTGCAAAATATTCCAGTGACTTTACCCATTTTGATTACGTCAATCCGAACGCGCCGAAAGGCGGCACGGTGACTTTTGCCGAAGTGGGCTCCTATGACAGCTTCAACCGGTATGCCAGTCGGGGAGTGTCGGTCGCCGGGGCCGATGAAATTTATGACACCTTGTTTGTCTCCGCAGCTGATGAGATTGACAGCTACTATCCGCTGATTGCCGAAAAAGTGCGCTACGCCGACAACTATGCCTGGATGGAAGTGGATATCAATCCTAAGGCCCGCTTTCATGACGGCCATGCCATTACCGCTGAAGATGTCGCCTTTACCTTTGATAAGTTCATGAAAGAAGGGGTGCCGCAGTTCCGCGTCTACTATAAGGACGTGCGCTCTGTGACGGCGAAATCTAAGCTGACCGCCCGGATTGAGATGGCAACGCCCGGCCGCGAAACTTTATTCTCCCTGGTCCAGGGAATGAACGTGCTGCCGAAGCATTTCTGGCAGGACAAAAATCTCAGCGAGCCGCTGACCACGCCGCCACTGGGGAGCGGGCCCTACCGAGCGACTGATTATCAGCCCGGTCAGAGCGTGACTTATACCCTGGTGGAGGATTACTGGGCCAAAGCACTGCCGGTCAATGTGGGGCGCCATAACTTCCAGACTAAACGCTATGACTACTACCGGGATGAAACGGTCACGCTGGAAGCATTTAAAGCAGGGGAATACGATTTCCGCCAGGAAAACGTGGCGAAGTTCTGGGCCACCATGTATGAAGGGACGAACTTCGACAAGGGCTATATCGTGAAGGAAGAAATCCCGCATGAGATCCCGCAGGCGATGCAGGCCTTTGTCTTTAATACCCAAAGCCCGTATTTCCGCGACGCGCGGGTTCGTGAAGCCCTGAACTACGCGATGGATTTTGAGTGGATGAATAAGAGCCTGTTCTATAACCAATACACCCGAACCCGTAGTTATTTCCAGAATACGGATTACGAAGCCGATGGGCTGCCGAGTGATGCCGAGCGTGCTGTGCTTGAACCAATTAAGGACCAGATCCCACCACGGGTGTTTACGGCTGAATACCAGCCCCCGGTCACCGATGGTTCCGGGCGAATTCGCCAGCAAGTCCGTAAAGCACTGCAACTCATGAAAGAAGCCGGCTGGGAAGTCAAAAATCGGGTGATGACCTACACCAAGACCGGTGAGCCATTCACGTTTGAGCTGCTGATTTACAGTCCGACCACGGAGCGCCTGGCCATTCCGATCCAGAAAAACCTCAATCTGATGGGAATTGAGATGAAGATCCGCACCGTGGATGTTACTCAGTTCACCAAGCGTCTGCGGGATCGGGACTTTGATATGGTTTCGGGCGGGTACAGCGCCAACGCTTACCCCAGCCCGAACTTACTGATTGTGTGGAACAGTCAGTATATCGACAGCACCTACAATACGGCGGGGGTAAACAATCCGGCGATTGACTATCTCACGACAGAAATTGCCAAGAATCAGGAAAACCCACAGGCTTTGCTGAATTTAGGGCGGGCGTTGGATCGGGTGTTGCAGTGGAACTTCTTCGTGATGCCGCAGTGGCACATCAGCAAGTTCCGGGTGGCGGCCTGGGATAAATTTGCTCGTCCGGCAGTGCGGCCGAAATTCGCGTTGGGGCTGGATACCTGGTGGATAGACGCTGCCAAACTTTCCAAGCTACCGGTCGAGCGTCGTTAG
- the fusA gene encoding elongation factor G, which yields MADLSKYRNIGIFAHVDAGKTTTTERILKLTGKIHKIGDTHDGSTTTDFMEQEAERGITIQSAAVSCFWNDHRLNVIDTPGHVDFTVEVYRSLKVLDGGIGVFCGSGGVEPQSETNWRYANDSHVSRLIFVNKLDRMGADFFNVVDQVKNVLGATPLVMTLPIGREDDFVGVVDVLTRKAYVWDDTGLPENYEVQDIPADMVDDVEAYREELVETAVEQDDDLMEAYMEGEEPSIEELKRCIRKGTRDLAFFPTFCGSAYKNKGIQLVLDAVVDYLPAPTEVDPQPLTDKDTGEATGEVATVSADEPFRALAFKIMDDRFGALTFVRIYSGKLNKGDTILNSATGKTERIGRMVEMQADDRNELTSAQAGDIIAIVGMKNVQTGHTLCDVKNECTLEPMIFPVPVISIAVAPKDKGGSEKMGIAIGKMVAEDPSFQVETDEETGETILKGMGELHLDIKVDILKRTYGVDLIVGQPQVAYRETITQPVEDSYTHKKQSGGSGQFGKIDYRIKPGEQGSGFKFASTVVGGNVPKEFWPAIEKGFAGMMDTGPLAGFPVLDVEVELFDGGFHAVDSSAIAFEIAAKGAFRQSMPKAGPQLLEPIMHVDVFTPEDHVGDVIGDLNRRRGMIKDQQAGTTGVRIKGDVPLSEMFGYIGTLRTMTSGRGQFSMEFAHYAPCPMNVAEAVIAEQKEKNAKK from the coding sequence ATGGCAGATTTATCTAAATACAGAAACATTGGTATTTTCGCGCACGTAGATGCGGGTAAAACCACCACCACTGAGCGTATTCTGAAGCTTACTGGTAAAATCCATAAAATTGGTGACACGCACGACGGTTCAACAACGACTGACTTCATGGAGCAGGAAGCTGAGCGTGGTATCACAATCCAGTCTGCAGCAGTGAGCTGTTTCTGGAACGATCACCGTCTGAACGTTATCGATACTCCAGGACACGTTGACTTCACAGTTGAAGTATACCGTTCCCTGAAAGTACTGGACGGTGGTATCGGTGTATTCTGTGGTTCTGGTGGTGTTGAGCCTCAGTCTGAAACAAACTGGCGTTACGCGAACGATTCACACGTATCTCGTCTGATCTTCGTAAACAAGCTGGACCGTATGGGTGCAGACTTCTTCAACGTTGTTGACCAAGTGAAAAACGTTCTTGGCGCTACGCCTCTGGTTATGACACTGCCAATCGGCCGTGAAGATGACTTCGTTGGTGTTGTTGACGTTCTGACACGTAAAGCTTACGTGTGGGACGACACAGGTCTGCCAGAAAACTACGAAGTTCAAGACATCCCAGCTGACATGGTTGACGATGTTGAAGCTTACCGTGAAGAACTGGTTGAAACGGCTGTTGAGCAAGACGACGACCTGATGGAAGCTTACATGGAAGGTGAAGAGCCTTCTATCGAAGAGCTGAAGCGTTGTATCCGTAAAGGTACTCGTGACCTGGCGTTCTTCCCTACTTTCTGTGGTTCAGCGTACAAAAACAAAGGCATCCAGCTGGTTCTGGACGCAGTTGTTGACTACCTGCCAGCACCAACAGAAGTTGATCCTCAGCCGCTGACTGACAAAGACACTGGTGAAGCGACTGGTGAAGTTGCAACTGTATCTGCAGACGAACCATTCCGCGCACTGGCGTTCAAAATCATGGACGACCGTTTCGGCGCCCTGACTTTCGTACGTATCTACTCTGGTAAGCTGAACAAGGGTGACACCATCCTGAACAGCGCAACTGGTAAGACTGAGCGTATCGGCCGTATGGTTGAGATGCAAGCAGACGACCGTAACGAGCTGACTTCAGCACAAGCGGGTGACATCATCGCTATCGTTGGCATGAAGAACGTTCAAACAGGTCACACACTGTGTGATGTGAAGAACGAATGTACTCTGGAACCAATGATCTTCCCAGTACCAGTAATCTCTATCGCTGTTGCTCCTAAGGACAAAGGCGGTTCTGAGAAGATGGGTATCGCGATCGGTAAGATGGTTGCAGAAGATCCATCATTCCAGGTTGAGACTGACGAAGAAACTGGCGAAACTATCCTGAAAGGTATGGGTGAGCTTCACCTGGACATCAAGGTAGACATCCTGAAGCGTACTTACGGCGTTGACCTGATTGTTGGTCAGCCACAGGTTGCTTACCGTGAAACGATCACGCAGCCAGTTGAAGACAGCTACACGCACAAGAAGCAGTCTGGTGGTTCAGGTCAGTTCGGTAAGATCGACTACCGCATCAAGCCAGGCGAGCAAGGTTCAGGCTTCAAGTTCGCCTCAACTGTTGTTGGTGGTAACGTTCCTAAGGAATTCTGGCCTGCAATCGAGAAAGGTTTCGCTGGCATGATGGACACAGGTCCTCTGGCGGGCTTCCCTGTTCTTGATGTTGAAGTTGAGCTGTTCGACGGTGGCTTCCACGCAGTTGACTCATCTGCAATCGCATTTGAAATCGCAGCGAAAGGCGCATTCCGTCAGTCTATGCCGAAAGCGGGTCCACAGCTTCTTGAGCCAATCATGCACGTTGACGTGTTCACTCCAGAAGATCACGTTGGTGACGTCATCGGTGACCTGAACCGTCGTCGTGGTATGATCAAAGACCAACAAGCGGGCACAACTGGCGTACGTATCAAGGGTGATGTACCTCTGTCAGAAATGTTCGGCTACATCGGTACTCTGCGTACAATGACTTCTGGTCGTGGTCAGTTCTCTATGGAGTTCGCACACTACGCACCATGCCCAATGAACGTTGCTGAAGCAGTTATCGCTGAGCAAAAAGAGAAAAACGCTAAGAAATAA
- a CDS encoding phosphorylase, whose translation MFWNQAETVTRQALDSGDLMPITTEAEIISEQGIDFLGYVVSQNARKKPIALAPGANPFLPYEPAMYVAQAGPDHVCLLNKFPVLSPHLLICSAGFVPQSAPLSRADFEAWRLGFTSEDVLGFYNSGPLAGASQLHRHMQLVKAEIPLEPCIVGGTLPFRHMLFTHQTLEVEALYASYLEALTRLSLVDGDHCKPYNILLTARWMLVFPRSQNNIEGVFANALNYSGRFLVKRPEQLVWLKQYGLLRYLTECAQSLDAA comes from the coding sequence ATGTTCTGGAATCAAGCTGAAACCGTTACCCGGCAGGCGCTGGATAGCGGCGATTTAATGCCGATCACCACCGAGGCTGAGATTATCTCAGAGCAAGGGATCGATTTTTTGGGGTATGTCGTTTCGCAAAATGCCCGCAAGAAGCCGATTGCTCTGGCACCGGGTGCCAATCCTTTTCTGCCCTACGAGCCGGCCATGTACGTGGCTCAGGCGGGGCCGGACCATGTCTGCCTGCTCAATAAATTTCCGGTCCTGTCACCTCACTTGCTGATCTGTTCGGCAGGTTTTGTCCCCCAGTCAGCACCGCTCTCCCGCGCAGATTTTGAGGCCTGGCGACTGGGGTTTACCAGTGAGGATGTACTCGGTTTCTATAACAGTGGTCCCCTTGCCGGGGCCAGTCAGCTCCATCGCCACATGCAACTGGTCAAAGCGGAGATCCCTCTGGAGCCGTGTATTGTTGGGGGGACCCTGCCGTTCAGGCACATGTTGTTTACACACCAGACTTTAGAGGTTGAGGCCTTGTATGCGAGCTATCTCGAGGCCTTGACGCGGTTATCTTTGGTTGACGGTGACCACTGCAAGCCCTACAACATCTTACTGACAGCACGATGGATGCTGGTCTTTCCGAGAAGTCAGAACAACATTGAAGGGGTGTTCGCCAACGCGCTGAACTATAGTGGCCGCTTTCTGGTGAAACGTCCGGAGCAGCTGGTCTGGCTGAAGCAGTATGGCCTTTTGCGTTATCTGACTGAATGTGCGCAGTCACTTGATGCAGCGTGA
- a CDS encoding amino acid permease — translation MNLKLLGSSLIIAGTALGAGMLAIPMVLAQFGWLWGTLMMLFIWMGTTYAALLLLEASIKSGGGMGMNSIARKTLGKGGQFVTNGLLYALLVCLLMAYIIGAGDLVRKVLSGIGLELSMVQSQIAFTLLAGAVVAAGTAVIDKLNRALFAVMVVMLAVTLMSLVPTLSLENLLVASSSDKLALVKTSSVLFTSFGFMVVIPSLVSYNQEATHRQLRNMVIFGSLIPLFSYLLWLYAAMGNLTPAQMGTFANVSELIVALGANHGTISAVLSVFTGLALLTSFLGVAMALFDQNVDTFQQNRAVTYVMTFIFPLMGALWAADQFLAVLGYAGIILVFLAVFVPMAMTLKVRRAPAQPVSSSASQAVAIEGTQAAVAEGYQAAGGHLAMVMSFLFGCFLLAAELI, via the coding sequence GTGAATTTAAAGTTACTTGGAAGCTCGCTGATCATTGCGGGTACTGCACTGGGTGCAGGTATGTTGGCGATCCCAATGGTACTGGCGCAGTTCGGCTGGCTGTGGGGCACCCTGATGATGCTGTTCATCTGGATGGGGACCACTTATGCTGCACTTTTGTTGCTGGAAGCCAGTATCAAGTCTGGTGGTGGGATGGGCATGAATAGCATTGCCCGTAAAACCTTAGGTAAAGGCGGCCAGTTCGTCACCAATGGTCTGCTCTACGCCTTGCTCGTTTGTCTGTTGATGGCTTATATCATTGGGGCAGGGGATTTGGTGCGTAAAGTGCTCTCCGGCATCGGGCTGGAGCTGAGTATGGTTCAGAGTCAAATTGCCTTTACCCTGCTGGCCGGTGCGGTTGTCGCCGCCGGGACCGCGGTCATAGACAAGCTCAACCGCGCACTGTTTGCTGTAATGGTGGTGATGCTGGCTGTGACGCTGATGTCACTGGTACCGACCTTGTCGCTCGAAAATCTGCTGGTTGCCAGCAGCTCAGACAAATTGGCACTGGTGAAAACCAGCTCAGTTCTGTTTACCAGTTTTGGTTTTATGGTGGTGATCCCATCCTTGGTTTCTTACAACCAGGAAGCAACGCATCGCCAGCTGAGAAACATGGTGATTTTCGGCTCTCTTATCCCGTTGTTCAGTTACCTGCTGTGGTTGTATGCAGCCATGGGGAATTTAACACCAGCGCAGATGGGCACATTCGCTAACGTTTCCGAGCTGATTGTCGCACTGGGTGCAAATCACGGCACGATTAGTGCTGTCCTGTCAGTCTTCACGGGCCTGGCCCTGCTGACGTCGTTCCTTGGTGTAGCGATGGCATTGTTTGATCAGAACGTCGACACGTTTCAACAGAATCGAGCCGTAACCTATGTGATGACCTTTATCTTCCCACTGATGGGGGCTCTGTGGGCTGCTGACCAGTTCCTGGCGGTTCTGGGCTACGCTGGGATTATTCTGGTCTTCCTGGCTGTTTTCGTACCCATGGCAATGACGCTGAAGGTACGCCGGGCGCCGGCACAGCCTGTCAGCTCGTCAGCGTCGCAAGCTGTCGCCATTGAAGGCACGCAAGCGGCCGTCGCCGAAGGATATCAAGCCGCAGGTGGCCATCTGGCGATGGTGATGAGTTTCCTGTTTGGTTGCTTTTTGCTGGCCGCTGAGCTGATTTAA